A single genomic interval of Aedes aegypti strain LVP_AGWG chromosome 1, AaegL5.0 Primary Assembly, whole genome shotgun sequence harbors:
- the LOC5569558 gene encoding uncharacterized protein LOC5569558 has product MLDKDDEDHLDALSIFSGSSETDRKRRYDFHFSLPSPQQLPQPMDVDTSGGPIRLSPSITSPRPSEKKQKLNSGRARLKIRKLANCEDDTSGSGSDQKRSGGMLRLRMVVCFSTVVLVAVLVALASREDLREEFYKRYMKQYQALLHDVDDYCSQEFDFSATAGELFSGVVGQSEAVKKIIEIVNRRQHERFTSMALLGSTGVGKSLMANIIAKKFQWQSNVHHFFWDFTSTAEKRFERFQSFLYGIRHGRDVDLKCGRSLIIVDHLGRGDVDMINKMDARLRFVADKDDVQLMVLYVFQGALMKDGSDVVQHLNRNIEQVFLRSLNEEDLMKCINLETSDLGIKLDEHSGLREELIASMDVGRYGCKAVRAKLAYYSKMFENGS; this is encoded by the exons ATG CTCGACAAAGACGACGAAGACCACCTGGATGCCCTCTCAATATTCAGCGGCTCCAGTGAAACGGATCGAAAACGACGGTATGACTTCCACTTTTCTCTGCCATCACCTCAACAGCTCCCGCAACCGATGGACGTGGACACTTCTGGTGGACCGATTAGACTATCCCCATCGATTACGTCGCCCCGTCCCAGTGAGAAGAAACAGAAACTGAACAGTGGTCGGGCGAGGCTTAAGATTCGGAAGTTGGCCAATTGTGAGGACGATACCAGTGGATCTGGGAGCGATCAGAAAAGGAGTGGAGGGATGCTGCGACTGCGGATGGTTGTCTGTTTCTCGACGGTCGTTTTAGTGGCCGTTTTGGTGGCGCTTGCCAGTAGGGAGGATCTGAGAGAGGAGTTCTATAAACGATACATGAAGCAATACCAGGCACTTCTGCATGACGTCGATGATTACTGCAGTCAAGAGTTTGACTTTTCGGCGACCGCTGGGGAATTGTTCTCTGGGGTGGTTGGCCAATCGGAAgctgttaaaaaaataatcgaaatagTCAATCGACGCCAGCATGAGCGATTCACATCGATGGCCCTGCTGGGATCCACAGGAGTTGGCAAGAGCCTAATGGCCAACATAATCGCCAAAAAGTTCCAGTGGCAGTCGAATGTGCATCACTTCTTTTGGGACTTTACGTCCACTGCGGAGAAGCGATTCGAACGGTTTCAGTCGTTCCTTTATGGGATACGGCATGGACGGGATGTGGATTTGAAGTGTGGCCGCAGTTTGATTATCGTCGATCATCTGGGACGTGGCGACGTGGACATGATCAACAAGATGGATGCTCGTTTGCGGTTTGTGGCGGATAAGGACGACGTGCAGCTGATGGTGCTGTACGTATTTCAGGGAGCATTGATGAAGGACGGTTCCGATGTGGTTCAACATCTGAACAGAAATATTGAACAGGTTTTCCTACGCTCGTTGAACGAGGAAGATTTGATGAAGTGTATCAACCTGGAAACATCCGATTTAGGGATAAAGCTCGACGAACACTCCGGTCTGCGGGAAGAGCTGATTGCCAGCATGGATGTCGGACGTTACGGATGTAAAGCCGTGCGAGCGAAGCTTGCATATTATTCAAAGATGTTCGAAAACGGTTCCTAA